Proteins from a genomic interval of Nocardioidaceae bacterium:
- a CDS encoding anti-sigma factor — MSTPPAPDAAGQAADIELRTPADSAYLSVLRTTAAGLAARLDFTLDDIEDLRIAVGEAGAMLLPQAEVDSRLEAGFSMSPGQLTVEMTVTAQTPTAPARDDFAWQVLTALTSEVDASVSDSTLTLVLTRRASTAG; from the coding sequence GTGTCCACTCCCCCCGCCCCCGACGCTGCCGGCCAGGCGGCCGACATCGAGCTGCGGACGCCCGCCGACAGCGCGTACCTGTCGGTGCTGCGCACGACCGCGGCCGGCCTCGCGGCGCGACTCGACTTCACCCTCGACGACATCGAGGACCTGCGCATCGCCGTCGGCGAGGCAGGGGCGATGCTCCTCCCGCAGGCCGAGGTCGACAGCAGGCTCGAGGCTGGCTTCAGCATGAGCCCCGGGCAGCTGACCGTCGAGATGACAGTCACCGCGCAGACGCCCACGGCGCCGGCGCGCGACGACTTCGCCTGGCAGGTGCTCACCGCGCTGACCAGCGAGGTCGACGCGAGCGTGAGCGACTCGACCCTCACGCTCGTGCTCACCCGACGAGCGTCGACCGCGGGCTGA
- the sodN gene encoding superoxide dismutase, Ni has product MFAKLFAPTIEVQAHCDLPCGVYDPAQARIEAESVKGIAQKMADNDDPDFRARGILIKEERSELVKHHLWVLWTDYFKPPHFEKYPHLHTLFNEATKLAGTGGTKGHHDVETADKLLGKIEEISDIFWETKKS; this is encoded by the coding sequence ATGTTCGCCAAGCTGTTCGCCCCGACCATCGAGGTGCAGGCGCACTGCGACCTCCCCTGCGGCGTGTACGACCCCGCCCAGGCCCGCATCGAGGCGGAGTCGGTCAAGGGCATCGCCCAGAAGATGGCCGACAACGACGACCCCGACTTCCGCGCTCGCGGCATCCTCATCAAGGAGGAGCGCTCGGAGCTGGTCAAGCACCACCTGTGGGTCCTGTGGACCGACTACTTCAAGCCCCCGCACTTCGAGAAGTACCCGCACCTCCACACGCTCTTCAACGAGGCCACCAAGCTCGCCGGCACCGGCGGCACCAAGGGCCACCACGACGTCGAGACGGCCGACAAGCTGCTCGGCAAGATCGAGGAGATCTCCGACATCTTCTGGGAGACCAAGAAGAGCTGA
- a CDS encoding S24 family peptidase, protein MPVRRAKDPSGPGRWGLAVVRGRSMRPTLADGDRLLADYRGEARPGRVAVVRLPGGVVAVKRLGHREPDGSWWVERDNPAEGVDSWSVGAVPRADVVAVVVARVWPSPRRL, encoded by the coding sequence ATGCCTGTGCGTCGCGCGAAGGACCCGTCCGGCCCCGGCCGGTGGGGACTGGCCGTCGTCCGGGGGAGGTCCATGCGACCGACCCTCGCCGACGGGGACCGGCTGCTCGCGGACTACCGGGGCGAGGCCCGGCCGGGCAGGGTCGCGGTCGTCCGCCTGCCCGGCGGCGTCGTGGCCGTCAAGCGGCTCGGTCACCGGGAGCCCGACGGGTCGTGGTGGGTCGAGCGAGACAACCCGGCGGAGGGTGTCGACTCGTGGAGCGTCGGCGCGGTACCGCGTGCCGATGTGGTCGCCGTGGTCGTCGCGAGGGTCTGGCCGTCCCCCCGGCGGCTCTGA
- a CDS encoding NADP-dependent malic enzyme has protein sequence MPETPRPTPQPVPDHLAGDPVFELHRGGKMHIRSTVELAGPDELSMAYTPGVARVCEAIAEDETLAATYTWVNNTVAVVTDGTAVLGLGDIGPKAAMPVMEGKAVLFKQFGGVDAVPICLDTTDTEEIIETVRRLAPSFGGINLEDISAPRCFEIEDRLRKALDIPVFHDDQHGTAVVALAALQNALTITGREMSATRVVVSGAGAAGVAVTRILLSAGLRDVAVLDSRGVLSSKRTDLSPVKTAMARTTADLTGRSGTLAEVMEGADVYIGLSGGTVPEEVVATMADEAIIFGLANPHPEVHPDVAHKYARVVATGRSDFPNQINNVLAFPGIFRGAFDARANGITEDMKLAAASALADLVGEDLAEDYIIPSPFDKRVGPAVASAVAAAATPRD, from the coding sequence ATGCCCGAGACGCCCCGCCCGACTCCGCAACCCGTGCCCGACCACCTCGCCGGCGACCCGGTCTTCGAGCTGCACCGCGGCGGCAAGATGCACATCCGCTCGACCGTGGAGCTGGCCGGCCCCGACGAGCTGTCGATGGCCTACACCCCGGGCGTGGCGCGCGTCTGCGAGGCGATCGCGGAGGACGAGACGCTCGCCGCGACGTACACCTGGGTGAACAACACGGTCGCCGTCGTCACCGACGGCACCGCCGTGCTCGGCCTCGGCGACATCGGTCCCAAGGCCGCCATGCCGGTGATGGAGGGCAAGGCGGTCCTGTTCAAGCAGTTCGGCGGCGTGGACGCCGTGCCGATCTGCCTGGACACGACCGACACCGAGGAGATCATCGAGACGGTGCGTCGCCTGGCCCCGAGCTTCGGCGGCATCAACCTCGAGGACATCTCGGCGCCCCGCTGCTTCGAGATCGAGGACCGTCTGCGCAAGGCCCTCGACATCCCGGTCTTTCACGACGACCAGCACGGCACCGCCGTGGTGGCGCTCGCCGCCCTGCAGAACGCCCTCACGATCACCGGGCGCGAGATGAGCGCGACGCGCGTCGTCGTCTCCGGTGCCGGGGCTGCAGGCGTGGCCGTCACCCGCATCCTGCTCTCCGCCGGTCTGCGCGACGTCGCCGTGCTCGACAGCCGCGGCGTGCTGTCCAGCAAGCGCACCGACCTGAGCCCGGTCAAGACCGCGATGGCGCGTACCACAGCAGACCTCACCGGCCGCAGCGGCACGCTCGCCGAGGTCATGGAAGGCGCCGACGTCTACATCGGGCTCTCCGGCGGCACCGTCCCCGAGGAGGTGGTGGCGACCATGGCCGACGAGGCGATCATCTTCGGGCTGGCCAACCCCCACCCCGAGGTCCACCCCGACGTGGCCCACAAGTACGCCCGGGTCGTCGCGACGGGTCGCAGCGACTTCCCCAACCAGATCAACAACGTGCTGGCGTTCCCCGGCATCTTCCGCGGCGCCTTCGACGCGAGGGCCAACGGCATCACCGAGGACATGAAGCTGGCCGCGGCGAGCGCCCTCGCCGACCTCGTCGGCGAGGACCTGGCCGAGGACTACATCATCCCGTCGCCCTTCGACAAGAGGGTCGGCCCGGCGGTGGCCTCAGCGGTGGCCGCCGCTGCCACCCCCCGCGACTGA
- a CDS encoding zinc-binding dehydrogenase: protein MFAVYADSFSSDDPLSALTVGERPDPEVPEGWARVHVRAASLNHHDLWSLRGVGLREEALPMILGCDAAGVDDDGNEVLVHAVVSDPAWIGDETLDPRRSLLSEKHQGTFADQVVVPRRNIVAKPESLSFAEAACLPTAWLTAYRMLFTQSDLKPGQTVLVQGAGGGVATALIVLARAAGLQVWATSRDEAKQAKAVELGAHQAFDSGQRLPGKVDAVMETVGAATWSHSVKSLRPGGTIVISGATSGPNPDQAELTRIFFLQLRVHGSTMGTREELAGLVSLLDATGTAPLIDREIPMTEARDGFAAMAAGDVFGKIVFTR, encoded by the coding sequence ATGTTCGCCGTCTACGCCGACTCCTTCTCCTCCGACGACCCGCTGTCCGCCTTGACGGTGGGAGAACGTCCGGACCCCGAGGTGCCCGAGGGGTGGGCGCGTGTCCACGTCCGCGCCGCCTCCCTGAACCACCACGACCTGTGGTCGCTGCGAGGTGTGGGGCTGCGCGAGGAGGCGCTGCCGATGATCCTCGGCTGCGACGCCGCGGGCGTCGACGACGACGGCAACGAGGTGCTCGTGCACGCCGTGGTCTCCGACCCCGCCTGGATCGGCGACGAGACGCTCGACCCGAGACGGTCGCTGCTGAGCGAGAAGCACCAGGGCACCTTCGCCGACCAGGTCGTCGTTCCGCGGCGCAACATCGTTGCCAAGCCGGAGTCCCTGAGCTTCGCGGAGGCTGCCTGCCTGCCGACGGCGTGGTTGACGGCGTACCGCATGCTCTTCACCCAGTCCGACCTCAAGCCCGGGCAGACGGTGCTCGTCCAGGGGGCGGGCGGCGGGGTCGCCACGGCCCTGATCGTGCTGGCTCGTGCCGCGGGACTGCAGGTCTGGGCAACGAGTCGCGACGAGGCGAAGCAGGCCAAGGCCGTCGAGCTGGGTGCCCATCAGGCGTTCGACTCGGGGCAGCGGCTCCCCGGCAAGGTCGACGCCGTGATGGAGACCGTCGGTGCGGCCACCTGGTCGCACTCGGTGAAGAGCCTGCGCCCCGGCGGCACGATCGTGATCTCCGGTGCCACGTCAGGTCCGAACCCCGACCAGGCCGAGCTCACGCGCATCTTCTTCCTGCAGCTGCGTGTCCACGGGTCGACCATGGGCACCCGCGAGGAGCTCGCCGGCCTCGTCAGCCTCCTCGACGCCACCGGCACCGCCCCGCTCATCGACCGGGAGATCCCGATGACCGAGGCGCGCGACGGCTTCGCCGCCATGGCGGCAGGTGACGTCTTCGGCAAGATCGTGTTCACCCGGTGA
- a CDS encoding SDR family oxidoreductase has translation MSPAQDTTSQGRRRTHLVTGGGSGIGSALVRSLLARGDEVLLVARSGDRAGELEREFAGARAVVADLGQPSTVAGLEDDLPDRLDSVVHSAGVVELTSVADLDHVELSRTLAVNLVSAAELTRIALGPLRRAQGTVVFVNSGSGLRAKATWGAYAASKFGLRGLAEALRDEETDSGVRVTSVYPGRTATPMQQKVHEQEGKHYDPAEWSDAQTVADAILTVLDLPSDSTVTDLQVRPRG, from the coding sequence GTGAGCCCGGCGCAGGACACGACCAGCCAGGGGCGGCGGCGTACGCACCTCGTGACCGGCGGCGGCTCGGGCATCGGGTCCGCCCTGGTGCGATCCCTGCTCGCGCGGGGCGACGAGGTTCTCCTGGTCGCGCGCAGCGGTGACCGCGCAGGGGAACTCGAGCGCGAGTTCGCCGGTGCGAGGGCGGTGGTGGCCGACCTCGGTCAGCCCTCCACCGTGGCCGGCCTCGAGGACGACCTGCCGGACCGCCTCGACTCGGTGGTGCACTCCGCGGGTGTCGTGGAGCTCACGAGCGTGGCGGACCTCGACCACGTCGAGCTCAGCCGCACCCTGGCGGTCAACCTCGTCAGCGCGGCCGAGCTGACGCGCATCGCGCTGGGCCCGCTGCGGCGTGCGCAGGGCACGGTCGTCTTCGTGAACAGCGGGTCCGGGCTCCGTGCGAAGGCGACCTGGGGGGCGTACGCGGCGAGCAAGTTCGGGCTACGTGGTCTCGCCGAGGCGCTGCGTGACGAGGAGACCGACAGCGGCGTGCGCGTCACGTCGGTCTACCCCGGGCGCACCGCGACGCCGATGCAGCAGAAGGTCCACGAGCAGGAGGGGAAGCACTACGACCCTGCCGAGTGGTCCGACGCGCAGACGGTGGCCGACGCGATCCTCACCGTGCTCGACCTGCCCTCCGATTCCACGGTGACCGACCTGCAGGTGCGTCCGCGCGGCTAG
- a CDS encoding multifunctional oxoglutarate decarboxylase/oxoglutarate dehydrogenase thiamine pyrophosphate-binding subunit/dihydrolipoyllysine-residue succinyltransferase subunit: protein MGEGLAWRVHVTRRAHLTQTSKPASEEAKQPVAESPTDNASFGANEWLVDEMYEQYKKDPDSVDKAWWDFFEGQDDGGSSNGSGNGASAKTPSNGATGQESKPKQAAEKKTEPKQAAKKTEPKQAAQKDEKAATSKATSASDKPTTKEPEKKPKPEASDDPDKTTLRGAPARTAQNMETSLQVPTATSVRSVPVKLLWDNRIVINNHLARARGGKVSFTHLIGFALVKALGAVPAMNNSYEEIDGKPHLVQPAHVNLGLAIDLPKDDGTRQLLVPSIKAAESMDFAEFWTAYEELIRKARNGKLQISDFAGTTVSLTNPGTIGTNHSVPRLMQGQGLILGVGSMDYPPEYQGAAPETISRNAVSKVMTLTSTYDHRVIQGAQSGELLAKLHQLLLGQDGFYDEIFRALRIPYQPIRWATDIATNHDNDISKQARVLELIHAYRVRGHMMADTDPLEYRQRSHPDLDVETHGLTMWDLDREFATGSFGGSDRPFMKLRNILGILRDSYCRTVGVEYMHIMDPDQRAWLQKRIEQPHQKPPREEQLRILHKLNEAEAFETFLQTKFVGQKRFSLEGGETTIPLIDEICESAAEVGLDEVCIGMAHRGRLNVLANIVGKRYSQIFREFEGNIDPRTVQGSGDVKYHLGAEGLFSSDRGDTIKVSVAANPSHLEAVDPVLEGIARAKQDVLNRGEEFPVLPLLVHGDAAFAGQGVVAETLNLSQLRGYRTGGTIHVVVNNQVGFTTAPTSSRSSLYSTDVARMVQAPIFHVNGDDPEACIYVARLAFEYRQAFNKDVVIDLVCYRRRGHNEGDDPSYTQPLMYDLIEAKRSVRKLYTESLIGRGDITLEEAEQALKDFQQRLENVFSEVREASSSPDPDEWTTVPDYPEKSTSTRGTSISREVLKRISDAHTSAPDGFTVHPKVKPQLDRRAGAITDGPIDWGTGEILAFGSLLLDGRPVRLAGQDSRRGTFVQRFATVIDRTDAREWTPLANLSEDQASFYVYDSLLSEYAALGFEYGYSVARPDALVLWEAQFGDFVNGAQTVIDEFITAGETKWGQQSGVVMLLPHGYEGQGPDHSSARIERFLTMAAEDAFTVAQPSTPASYFHLLRRHALGDEHRPLIVFTPKSMLKRKDAASQPEDFTSGEFRPLIGDDTVDPDQVTHLVLCSGRVTWDLVKERQKQQGDSPTTAIARFEQLYPRPVRELKAEMARFPNLTDVRWVQDEPANMGPWPHLKLNLWPELDLEVTRVSRPESSSPSVGQASRHQEENKSLMRDAFERRGR from the coding sequence ATGGGCGAGGGGCTAGCCTGGCGCGTGCACGTCACGCGCCGTGCGCACCTCACGCAGACCAGCAAGCCCGCATCGGAAGAGGCGAAGCAACCCGTGGCCGAGTCGCCGACAGACAACGCATCCTTCGGAGCCAACGAGTGGCTCGTCGACGAGATGTACGAGCAGTACAAGAAGGACCCGGACAGCGTCGACAAGGCGTGGTGGGACTTCTTCGAGGGCCAGGACGACGGCGGCTCGAGCAACGGCTCGGGCAACGGCGCCTCGGCGAAGACGCCCTCGAACGGCGCGACCGGGCAGGAGTCGAAGCCGAAGCAGGCTGCGGAGAAGAAGACCGAGCCCAAGCAGGCTGCGAAGAAGACCGAGCCCAAGCAGGCCGCGCAGAAGGACGAGAAGGCCGCGACCTCGAAGGCCACCTCCGCCTCGGACAAGCCGACGACGAAGGAGCCGGAGAAGAAGCCGAAGCCCGAGGCGTCGGACGACCCGGACAAGACCACGCTGCGCGGCGCTCCGGCCCGCACCGCGCAGAACATGGAGACCTCGCTCCAGGTCCCGACGGCCACCAGCGTCCGCTCGGTGCCGGTCAAGCTGCTGTGGGACAACCGCATCGTCATCAACAACCACCTCGCCCGCGCCCGCGGCGGCAAGGTGAGCTTCACCCACCTCATCGGCTTCGCGCTGGTCAAGGCGCTGGGGGCCGTCCCGGCGATGAACAACTCCTACGAGGAGATCGACGGCAAGCCCCACCTCGTGCAGCCCGCGCACGTCAACCTCGGCCTCGCGATCGACCTGCCCAAGGACGACGGCACCAGGCAGCTCCTGGTCCCCTCGATCAAGGCTGCGGAGTCGATGGACTTCGCGGAGTTCTGGACGGCGTACGAGGAGCTGATCCGCAAGGCGCGCAACGGCAAGCTGCAGATCTCCGACTTCGCCGGCACCACCGTCAGCCTGACCAACCCCGGCACCATCGGCACGAACCACTCCGTTCCTCGGCTGATGCAGGGACAGGGCCTCATCCTGGGCGTCGGCTCGATGGACTACCCGCCGGAGTACCAGGGCGCCGCTCCGGAGACCATCAGCCGCAACGCGGTCAGCAAGGTCATGACGCTGACCTCCACCTACGACCACCGTGTGATCCAGGGTGCGCAGTCGGGCGAGCTGCTGGCGAAGCTGCACCAGCTGCTGCTGGGGCAGGACGGCTTCTACGACGAGATCTTCCGTGCACTGCGGATCCCGTACCAGCCCATCCGCTGGGCGACCGACATCGCGACGAACCACGACAACGACATCTCCAAGCAGGCGCGGGTGCTCGAGCTGATCCACGCCTACCGGGTGCGCGGCCACATGATGGCCGACACCGACCCGCTGGAGTACCGGCAGCGCAGCCACCCCGACCTCGACGTCGAGACGCACGGCCTGACGATGTGGGACCTCGACCGCGAGTTCGCGACCGGCTCCTTCGGCGGCTCGGACCGTCCGTTCATGAAGCTGCGCAACATCCTCGGCATCCTGCGCGACTCCTACTGCCGCACCGTGGGCGTGGAGTACATGCACATCATGGATCCCGACCAGCGGGCCTGGCTGCAGAAGCGCATCGAGCAGCCGCACCAGAAGCCTCCGCGCGAGGAGCAGCTGCGCATCCTGCACAAGCTCAACGAGGCCGAGGCCTTCGAGACCTTCCTGCAGACCAAGTTCGTCGGTCAGAAGCGCTTCAGCCTCGAGGGCGGCGAGACGACCATCCCGCTGATCGACGAGATCTGCGAGAGCGCCGCCGAGGTCGGCCTCGACGAGGTCTGCATCGGCATGGCCCACCGTGGTCGGCTCAACGTGCTCGCGAACATCGTGGGCAAGCGCTACAGCCAGATCTTCCGCGAGTTCGAGGGCAACATCGACCCGCGCACCGTGCAGGGTTCCGGCGACGTGAAGTACCACCTCGGCGCCGAGGGACTGTTCTCCTCCGACCGCGGCGACACCATCAAGGTGTCGGTGGCAGCGAACCCGTCCCACCTCGAGGCCGTCGACCCCGTCCTCGAGGGGATCGCCCGGGCCAAGCAGGACGTGCTCAACCGGGGCGAGGAGTTCCCGGTGCTGCCGCTGCTGGTGCACGGTGACGCGGCCTTCGCCGGCCAGGGCGTCGTCGCGGAGACCCTCAACCTCTCCCAGCTGCGCGGCTACCGCACCGGCGGCACGATCCACGTCGTCGTCAACAACCAGGTCGGCTTCACCACGGCCCCGACGTCGTCGAGGTCCTCGCTCTACTCCACCGACGTCGCGCGCATGGTGCAGGCGCCGATCTTCCACGTCAACGGCGACGACCCCGAAGCCTGCATCTACGTCGCACGGCTCGCCTTCGAGTACCGCCAGGCGTTCAACAAGGACGTCGTCATCGACCTGGTCTGCTACCGCCGGCGCGGTCACAACGAGGGTGACGACCCCTCGTACACCCAGCCGCTGATGTACGACCTCATCGAGGCGAAGCGCTCGGTGCGCAAGCTCTACACCGAGTCCCTCATCGGTCGCGGTGACATCACGCTCGAGGAGGCCGAGCAAGCGCTCAAGGACTTCCAGCAGCGCCTGGAGAACGTCTTCAGCGAGGTGCGCGAGGCCTCGAGCTCCCCGGACCCCGATGAGTGGACGACGGTGCCGGACTACCCGGAGAAGTCGACCAGCACGCGCGGCACCTCGATCAGCCGCGAGGTGCTCAAGCGCATCTCCGACGCGCACACCTCCGCGCCCGACGGCTTCACGGTGCACCCGAAGGTCAAGCCGCAGCTCGACCGCCGGGCAGGCGCCATCACGGACGGACCGATCGACTGGGGTACCGGCGAGATCCTCGCGTTCGGTTCCCTCCTCCTCGACGGCCGCCCGGTGCGTCTCGCGGGCCAGGACTCCCGGCGAGGCACCTTCGTGCAGCGCTTCGCGACCGTCATCGACCGCACCGACGCCCGCGAGTGGACCCCGCTGGCGAACCTGTCGGAGGACCAGGCGTCGTTCTACGTCTACGACTCCCTGCTCAGCGAGTACGCCGCACTCGGCTTCGAGTACGGCTACTCCGTGGCGCGACCCGATGCGCTGGTGCTCTGGGAGGCCCAGTTCGGCGACTTCGTCAACGGAGCCCAGACGGTCATCGACGAGTTCATCACCGCCGGCGAGACCAAGTGGGGCCAGCAGTCCGGGGTGGTCATGCTGCTACCGCACGGCTACGAGGGCCAGGGGCCGGACCACTCCTCGGCGCGCATCGAGCGGTTCCTCACCATGGCCGCCGAGGACGCATTCACCGTCGCGCAGCCGTCGACGCCGGCGAGCTACTTCCACCTGCTTCGTCGCCACGCGCTCGGGGACGAGCACCGACCGCTGATCGTCTTCACGCCGAAGTCGATGCTGAAGCGCAAGGACGCCGCGAGCCAGCCCGAGGACTTCACCTCCGGTGAGTTCCGTCCGCTGATCGGTGACGACACGGTCGATCCCGACCAGGTCACCCACCTGGTGCTGTGCTCGGGGCGCGTCACCTGGGACCTCGTCAAGGAGCGTCAGAAGCAGCAGGGCGACTCCCCGACGACGGCGATCGCCCGCTTCGAGCAGCTCTACCCGCGGCCGGTGCGCGAGCTGAAGGCCGAGATGGCCAGGTTCCCGAACCTCACCGACGTGCGCTGGGTGCAGGACGAGCCCGCCAACATGGGTCCGTGGCCGCACCTGAAGCTGAACCTGTGGCCCGAGCTCGACCTGGAGGTCACCCGGGTCTCGCGTCCGGAGTCCTCCTCGCCGTCGGTGGGCCAGGCCTCCCGTCACCAGGAGGAGAACAAGTCGCTCATGCGGGACGCCTTCGAGCGTCGCGGACGCTGA
- a CDS encoding galactokinase: MDRAGTVATSAWSAPGRVTLVGDHTDHDGGLSLPFALPLRTVVRARPRADATVRATSAVVPGEPVELSRPVARGEVEGWGAYVAGVVRVLTHSGVEVPGADLRVESAVPPGAGLSSSHALVLAVAGALADLAGATLSREDLVELARRVENDEVGVPSGVLDQLAILSARRDRLVLVDAAEDAPARTSLVACDPVGADLVILVVDTGAPHDLGDGRYAEIRADLDRVRGRLGVGSLRRFADRLGPERALEELADLGVGAREAGRSRHVITENARVAEAVRRCRAGDLAGVGPVMSASHVSMRDDLGNSHPVVDLTVDTLVSAGALGARMSGGGFGGAVVALLARERVGEAESRLTEAYAAAGLAPPGCHRVTPADGAGPVD; encoded by the coding sequence ATGGACCGAGCGGGGACCGTGGCGACTTCTGCGTGGTCGGCGCCGGGTCGGGTGACGTTGGTGGGCGACCACACCGACCACGACGGAGGCCTCTCACTGCCGTTCGCGCTCCCGCTGCGCACCGTGGTCCGCGCCCGGCCACGTGCCGACGCGACCGTGCGAGCCACGTCCGCTGTCGTGCCGGGTGAGCCCGTCGAGCTGTCCCGACCGGTGGCGCGCGGCGAGGTCGAGGGCTGGGGGGCGTACGTCGCGGGCGTCGTGCGGGTGCTGACCCACTCGGGGGTCGAGGTGCCCGGCGCCGACCTCCGGGTCGAGAGTGCGGTGCCGCCGGGCGCCGGGCTCTCGTCGTCGCACGCCCTGGTCCTGGCGGTGGCCGGCGCTCTCGCCGACCTCGCGGGCGCCACGCTGTCCCGCGAGGACCTGGTCGAGCTGGCTCGCCGCGTCGAGAACGACGAGGTCGGGGTGCCGTCCGGTGTGCTCGACCAGCTCGCCATCCTCTCGGCCCGACGTGACCGTCTCGTGCTGGTCGACGCGGCCGAGGACGCTCCTGCCCGGACGTCGCTGGTGGCGTGCGACCCCGTCGGCGCAGACCTCGTGATCCTGGTCGTGGACACCGGTGCGCCGCACGACCTGGGCGACGGGAGGTACGCGGAGATCCGGGCAGACCTCGACCGGGTGAGGGGCCGGCTCGGCGTCGGATCCCTGCGCCGGTTCGCCGACCGGCTGGGTCCCGAGCGAGCGCTCGAGGAGCTCGCCGACCTCGGGGTCGGCGCTCGAGAGGCAGGGAGGTCGCGCCATGTCATCACCGAGAACGCCCGCGTCGCGGAGGCCGTGCGACGGTGTCGTGCTGGGGACCTGGCCGGGGTCGGACCCGTGATGAGCGCCTCGCACGTCTCCATGCGCGACGACCTCGGCAACTCCCACCCCGTCGTCGACCTCACCGTGGACACGCTCGTCTCCGCCGGGGCGCTCGGCGCACGCATGTCCGGCGGGGGGTTCGGGGGCGCGGTCGTGGCACTCCTCGCCCGGGAACGCGTCGGAGAGGCGGAGTCCCGTCTGACCGAGGCGTACGCGGCGGCGGGCCTGGCGCCGCCGGGCTGTCATCGGGTGACGCCGGCAGACGGTGCGGGACCGGTGGACTGA